One genomic segment of Streptomyces sp. RerS4 includes these proteins:
- the trpA gene encoding tryptophan synthase subunit alpha, translating to MSTANEKTGRLELLSATLAKAKSEDRAALVAYLPAGFPTVDGAIAAAKAVIAGGADVVEIGLPHSDPVLDGAVIQTADDIALRGGVKIADVLRTVRETYEATGAPILVMTYWNPIDRYGVERFTAELAAAGGAGCILPDLPVQESALWREHAAKHGLATVFVVAPSSKDARLATITAAGSGFVYAASLMGVTGTRESVGDEAQELVRRTRATTDLPVCVGLGVSNAVQAKQVAGFADGVIVGSAFVKLLLDAPDLPAGLDAVRALAGELAEGVRRS from the coding sequence GTGAGCACCGCCAACGAGAAGACCGGACGCCTCGAACTGCTGAGCGCCACCCTCGCCAAGGCGAAGTCCGAGGACCGCGCCGCCCTCGTCGCCTACCTCCCGGCCGGCTTCCCGACGGTGGACGGCGCCATCGCGGCCGCCAAGGCCGTCATCGCCGGCGGCGCCGACGTCGTCGAGATCGGCCTGCCACACAGCGACCCGGTCCTGGACGGCGCCGTCATCCAGACCGCCGACGACATCGCCCTGCGCGGCGGCGTCAAGATCGCCGACGTACTGCGCACCGTGCGCGAGACGTACGAGGCCACCGGCGCCCCGATCCTGGTCATGACCTACTGGAACCCCATCGACCGCTACGGCGTCGAGCGGTTCACCGCCGAACTGGCGGCGGCGGGCGGCGCCGGCTGCATCCTGCCCGACCTGCCGGTCCAGGAGTCCGCGCTGTGGCGCGAGCACGCGGCGAAGCACGGTCTGGCGACCGTCTTCGTCGTGGCCCCCAGCAGCAAGGACGCCCGCCTCGCCACCATCACCGCCGCCGGTTCCGGCTTCGTCTACGCCGCCTCCCTCATGGGCGTCACCGGCACCCGCGAGTCCGTCGGCGACGAGGCCCAGGAACTGGTGCGCCGCACCCGCGCCACCACCGACCTGCCCGTTTGCGTGGGCCTCGGCGTCTCCAACGCCGTCCAGGCCAAGCAGGTCGCCGGCTTCGCCGACGGGGTGATCGTCGGCTCGGCCTTCGTGAAGCTGCTGCTGGACGCGCCGGACCTGCCCGCCGGGCTGGACGCCGTACGCGCCCTGGCGGGCGAGCTTGCGGAAGGCGTACGCAGGTCCTGA
- a CDS encoding thioredoxin domain-containing protein, with amino-acid sequence MSEKNDGANRDATKRSARERLQEERERQKRRDKRRRTLVVSAAVVGVLGLAAVVGLIAANTGSGSKDAKAGPVVAPSGATGEDALAIQTGKSDAPSRLTIWEDFRCPACKSFETTYKDTIHELEAKGLLATEYHIVTLIDANMGGSGSLKAANAAACAQDTGKFAAYHDLLFQNQPEETDDAYGKNAKLLELAGKIEGLDTPAFRSCVEDGTHNSWVAKSYDAFKAGKFRGTPTILLDGKDIFADLADPLTPQKLKAKVEAKAGGGANTGSGKASPSPSASGSKNGSGGAAKTSPSGRSSAGTAAGSASASGSASGSRTVSGG; translated from the coding sequence GTGAGCGAGAAGAACGACGGTGCGAACCGCGATGCGACGAAACGATCAGCCCGGGAGCGACTCCAGGAGGAGCGCGAGCGGCAGAAGAGGCGCGACAAGCGCCGGCGGACCCTCGTCGTCTCGGCGGCGGTGGTCGGCGTGCTCGGCCTGGCCGCCGTCGTCGGCCTGATCGCCGCCAATACCGGATCCGGCTCCAAGGACGCCAAGGCGGGCCCCGTCGTCGCGCCCTCGGGGGCCACCGGCGAGGACGCCCTCGCCATCCAGACGGGCAAGAGCGACGCCCCTTCCCGGCTGACGATCTGGGAGGACTTCCGCTGCCCGGCCTGCAAGTCCTTCGAGACCACCTACAAGGACACCATCCACGAGCTGGAGGCCAAGGGCCTGCTCGCGACCGAGTACCACATCGTCACCCTGATCGACGCGAACATGGGCGGCAGCGGCTCGCTCAAGGCGGCCAACGCCGCCGCCTGCGCCCAGGACACCGGCAAGTTCGCCGCCTACCACGACCTCCTCTTCCAGAACCAGCCCGAGGAGACGGACGACGCCTACGGCAAGAACGCCAAGCTGCTGGAACTGGCCGGCAAGATCGAAGGCCTCGACACCCCCGCCTTCCGCTCCTGCGTGGAGGACGGCACCCACAACAGCTGGGTCGCCAAGTCCTACGACGCCTTCAAGGCCGGAAAGTTCCGCGGCACGCCCACCATCCTCCTCGACGGCAAGGACATCTTCGCCGACCTGGCCGACCCGCTGACCCCGCAGAAGCTCAAGGCGAAGGTGGAGGCCAAGGCAGGCGGCGGCGCGAACACGGGATCGGGCAAGGCCTCGCCGTCGCCCTCCGCCTCCGGGTCGAAGAACGGGTCCGGCGGCGCCGCGAAGACCTCCCCGTCCGGCAGGTCCTCCGCCGGGACCGCGGCGGGCTCCGCTTCCGCTTCCGGCTCCGCATCCGGGTCCCGGACCGTGTCGGGAGGCTGA
- a CDS encoding CoA ester lyase → MILTWLYAPGDRPEVVAKALRLGADAVIVDLEDSVSASRKEYARAATAELLTERPPVPVHVRVNALGTPWAGADLTALAGLRGLGGLRLPKVDAPEQITRVADRTGGVALYALLESALGVERAYEIARAHPALHGLGLGEADLRADLGVSAESGLDWPRSRVVVAARASGLPPPAQSVFPDIRDLEALAVSCARGRALGFLGRAAIHPRQLPVIERAYLPGPEEVTAAEEVVSAAKATPGALALPDGRFVDPAVVAAAHRTLTLWRRGAVL, encoded by the coding sequence TTGATCCTGACCTGGCTGTACGCGCCCGGGGACCGACCGGAGGTGGTGGCGAAGGCCCTGCGCCTGGGGGCCGACGCCGTCATCGTGGACCTGGAGGACTCGGTGTCGGCCTCGCGCAAGGAGTACGCCCGCGCGGCCACCGCCGAACTGCTCACCGAACGCCCACCGGTCCCCGTCCACGTCCGCGTCAACGCCCTCGGCACCCCCTGGGCCGGCGCCGACCTCACGGCCCTGGCCGGGCTGCGCGGGCTCGGCGGGCTGCGCCTGCCCAAGGTGGACGCCCCGGAGCAGATCACCCGCGTCGCCGACCGCACCGGCGGGGTGGCCCTGTACGCGCTGCTGGAATCCGCGCTGGGCGTCGAGCGGGCCTACGAGATCGCCCGCGCCCATCCCGCCCTGCACGGGCTGGGCCTCGGGGAGGCGGACCTGCGGGCCGACCTCGGCGTCAGCGCGGAGAGCGGGCTCGACTGGCCGCGCTCCCGGGTCGTGGTCGCGGCCCGCGCCTCGGGGCTCCCGCCGCCCGCGCAGTCGGTGTTCCCGGACATCCGGGACCTGGAGGCCTTGGCCGTCTCCTGCGCCCGGGGCCGCGCGCTGGGGTTCCTGGGGCGGGCGGCGATCCATCCGCGCCAGCTGCCGGTCATCGAGCGGGCCTACCTGCCCGGCCCGGAGGAGGTCACCGCCGCCGAGGAGGTCGTCTCGGCCGCCAAGGCCACCCCGGGCGCGCTGGCCCTGCCCGACGGCCGTTTCGTCGACCCGGCCGTGGTGGCGGCGGCCCACCGCACCCTGACCCTCTGGCGGCGCGGGGCCGTGCTCTGA
- a CDS encoding CoA transferase, translating into MTPAHRAPGPLAGLRVLDLATLFAGPLAATLLGDFGAEVVKVEHPLRPDPSRGHGPAKDGVGLWWKLLGRNKRTMTLDLSTPGGRDTLLRLAAGADVIVENFRPGTLEKWGLGWPELSAANPRLVLARVTAFGQHGPYAHRPGFGTLAEAMSGFAAITGEPEGPPTLPPFGLADSIAALTTAYAVMTALAGRERTGRGQVVDLAIIEPILTVLGPHPLWYDQLGYVQPRTGNRSTNNAPRNTYRSADGRWLAVSTSAQSIAERVLRLVGRPDLIAEPWFATGSGRAAHAHVLDEAVGGWIARHKAEEVTAAFEEAEAAVALVYDVRDVMVDPQFAALDTVTEVEDPQLGPLRMQNVLFRLSETPGGIRWAGRPHGADTDAVLTELGMGGAEIAALRTEGAL; encoded by the coding sequence GTGACGCCCGCGCACCGGGCGCCGGGCCCGCTCGCCGGGCTGCGGGTCCTGGACCTGGCCACGCTCTTCGCGGGCCCGCTCGCCGCCACCCTCCTCGGGGACTTCGGCGCCGAGGTGGTCAAGGTCGAGCACCCCCTGCGGCCCGACCCCTCGCGCGGCCACGGCCCGGCCAAGGACGGCGTCGGGCTGTGGTGGAAGCTGCTGGGCCGCAACAAGCGGACGATGACCCTGGACCTGTCCACGCCCGGCGGCCGGGACACCCTGCTGCGGCTGGCCGCCGGCGCCGACGTGATCGTGGAGAACTTCCGCCCGGGCACCCTGGAGAAGTGGGGCCTGGGCTGGCCCGAGCTGTCCGCCGCCAACCCCCGGCTGGTCCTGGCCCGCGTCACCGCCTTCGGCCAGCACGGCCCGTACGCGCACCGCCCCGGCTTCGGCACCCTCGCCGAGGCGATGAGCGGCTTCGCCGCGATCACCGGGGAGCCGGAGGGCCCGCCGACCCTGCCGCCGTTCGGGCTCGCCGACTCGATCGCCGCGCTGACGACCGCGTACGCGGTGATGACCGCGCTCGCCGGCCGGGAGCGCACCGGGCGCGGGCAGGTCGTGGACCTGGCGATCATCGAGCCGATCCTCACGGTGCTCGGCCCGCACCCGCTCTGGTACGACCAGCTCGGCTACGTCCAGCCGCGCACCGGCAACCGGTCCACCAACAACGCCCCCCGCAACACCTACCGCAGCGCCGACGGCCGCTGGCTGGCGGTGTCCACCTCGGCCCAGTCCATCGCCGAGCGCGTGCTGCGGCTCGTCGGCCGTCCCGATCTGATCGCGGAGCCCTGGTTCGCGACCGGCTCCGGGCGCGCCGCCCACGCGCACGTCCTCGACGAGGCGGTCGGCGGCTGGATCGCCCGCCACAAGGCGGAGGAGGTCACGGCCGCGTTCGAGGAGGCCGAGGCCGCCGTAGCGCTCGTCTACGACGTCCGGGACGTGATGGTGGACCCGCAGTTCGCGGCCTTGGACACCGTCACCGAGGTCGAGGACCCGCAGCTGGGCCCGCTGCGCATGCAGAACGTCCTGTTCCGGCTGTCCGAGACCCCCGGCGGCATCCGCTGGGCGGGCCGCCCGCACGGCGCCGACACCGACGCCGTCCTGACCGAACTCGGCATGGGCGGAGCCGAGATCGCCGCGCTCCGCACGGAAGGAGCCCTTTGA
- the rbsK gene encoding ribokinase: MTAIAVLGSTNMDLVAYVPKAPRLGETVTGREFRTVPGGKGANQAVAAARLGAEVVMIGAVGADGFGSRLRAALGAAGVETAALRTVEGASGTAHITVDDEGANSIIVIPGANAHVTGLEPGDESRIGACDSLLLQLELPLEAVLAGARAARAHGVRTILTPAPARPLPAELLADVDLLVPNEHEAAALTGLTDPRQAAEALLREVPEVVVTLGAAGVLYAARGREPLTVPARRVRAVDTTAAGDTFVGALAVALGEGRAVPDALAWASYAAALSVQRPGAQDSMPTRAEVERARAAESGEPS; encoded by the coding sequence ATGACGGCCATCGCCGTGCTCGGCAGTACCAACATGGACCTCGTCGCCTACGTGCCCAAGGCGCCCCGGCTCGGGGAGACCGTCACCGGACGGGAGTTCCGTACCGTCCCCGGCGGCAAGGGCGCCAACCAGGCCGTGGCCGCCGCCCGGCTCGGCGCGGAGGTGGTGATGATCGGCGCGGTCGGCGCCGACGGGTTCGGCTCGCGGCTGCGCGCCGCGCTCGGCGCCGCCGGGGTCGAGACGGCCGCCCTGCGCACCGTCGAGGGCGCCAGCGGCACCGCCCACATCACCGTCGACGACGAGGGCGCGAACAGCATCATCGTGATCCCCGGCGCGAACGCCCACGTCACCGGCCTGGAGCCGGGCGACGAATCCCGGATCGGCGCATGCGACAGCCTCCTCCTCCAGCTCGAACTGCCCCTGGAGGCCGTCCTCGCCGGCGCCCGCGCCGCCCGCGCGCACGGCGTCCGTACGATCCTCACCCCCGCGCCCGCCCGGCCGCTGCCCGCCGAACTCCTGGCCGACGTCGACCTCCTGGTCCCCAACGAGCACGAGGCCGCCGCCCTCACCGGGCTCACCGACCCGCGTCAGGCCGCCGAGGCGCTGCTGCGCGAGGTCCCGGAGGTGGTGGTCACCCTGGGCGCGGCAGGGGTGCTGTACGCCGCCCGGGGGCGCGAGCCGCTGACCGTGCCGGCGCGGCGGGTGCGGGCCGTGGACACCACCGCCGCCGGGGACACCTTCGTCGGGGCGCTCGCCGTGGCCCTGGGCGAGGGCCGGGCCGTGCCCGACGCCCTCGCGTGGGCCTCGTACGCCGCCGCGCTGTCCGTCCAGCGTCCCGGCGCCCAGGACTCGATGCCGACCCGCGCCGAGGTGGAGCGCGCGCGGGCCGCCGAGTCCGGAGAGCCGTCGTGA
- the lgt gene encoding prolipoprotein diacylglyceryl transferase — protein MTLAYIPSPSTGVIHLGPIPLRGYAFCIIIGVFVAVWLGNKRWIARGGKPGTVADIAVWAVPFGLVGGRLYHVITDYQLYFGEGRDWVDAFKIWEGGLGIWGAIALGAVGAWIGCRLRGIPLPAWADALAPGIAIAQACGRWGNWFNQELYGRATDLPWALEISEGPNRVAGTYHPTFLYESLWCLGVAGLVIWADRRFKLGHGRAFALYVAAYCAGRGWIEYMRVDEAHHILGLRLNVWTAIVVFVLAVVYFVLSAKLRPGREEVVEPERADGAGKGGAVVVAADGSAKDAKKDDGGKDGKAEAVEASGPVKTDLRKAAPAAEKGSGQAP, from the coding sequence ATGACCCTTGCCTATATCCCCAGTCCGTCGACCGGCGTGATCCATCTCGGACCGATCCCGCTCCGCGGCTACGCGTTCTGCATCATCATCGGCGTCTTCGTCGCCGTCTGGCTCGGCAACAAGCGGTGGATCGCGCGCGGCGGAAAGCCGGGCACGGTCGCGGACATCGCCGTGTGGGCGGTGCCCTTCGGCCTCGTCGGCGGTCGCCTCTACCACGTGATCACCGACTACCAGCTCTACTTCGGCGAAGGCCGCGACTGGGTCGACGCCTTCAAGATCTGGGAGGGCGGCCTCGGCATCTGGGGCGCCATCGCGCTCGGCGCGGTCGGCGCCTGGATCGGCTGCCGTCTGCGCGGCATCCCGCTGCCCGCCTGGGCCGACGCCCTGGCCCCCGGCATCGCCATCGCCCAGGCCTGCGGGCGCTGGGGCAACTGGTTCAACCAGGAGCTGTACGGCCGCGCCACCGACCTGCCGTGGGCGCTGGAGATCAGCGAGGGCCCCAACCGGGTCGCCGGCACCTACCACCCGACGTTCCTCTACGAGTCGCTGTGGTGCCTCGGCGTCGCCGGGCTCGTCATCTGGGCCGACCGCCGCTTCAAGCTCGGGCACGGGCGGGCCTTCGCCCTGTACGTGGCCGCGTACTGCGCCGGGCGCGGCTGGATCGAGTACATGCGCGTCGACGAGGCCCACCACATCCTGGGCCTGCGGCTGAACGTGTGGACCGCGATCGTGGTGTTCGTGCTCGCGGTGGTCTACTTCGTCCTCTCGGCGAAGCTGCGTCCGGGCCGCGAGGAGGTCGTGGAGCCGGAGCGGGCCGACGGCGCGGGCAAGGGCGGCGCTGTCGTCGTGGCCGCCGACGGTTCCGCGAAGGACGCCAAGAAGGACGACGGCGGCAAGGACGGCAAGGCCGAGGCCGTGGAGGCCTCCGGGCCCGTCAAGACGGATCTGCGCAAGGCGGCGCCGGCCGCCGAGAAGGGCTCGGGCCAAGCCCCGTAG